One Oceanotoga teriensis genomic region harbors:
- a CDS encoding methyl-accepting chemotaxis protein has translation MNYKVNWFNKISNKIAIIMLLIAVIPTLFIVFYMKTNVDKESIKVQNNLNEKISILEENYEKEFESYNENVIENINDYNLYIVEEIKNIEKDINDKFSNSYQESFDSKLKTLTNVFVNFIRNEKSDIEKIGRLITENRDLREITANKKISLMQRYNLLEPFAMHLYMTGMQLWVVNPEKTNKDNIVQVKNDIINKKSEYFKDSNNIIKSQDMSKYLEKYFKDFLNSTNKHPKIVTLSIDNLPYYMGIFPITGIDKVDTINGFLIIFDEFNYQKLIDISLILDSYITVYSKDKSPLYSNLPLDSLKIDDKKIIEEYSTDKIIGKNLRSHYKKIDDFDGIYIQVSDVFKDAKADIEIPLKTDFKVDFYVPEKQKFNFNIDLDKIIQNIFIILFFIIVIIFLISYYISKKIGKNVNNINDELRNISDGNLNYFNKTIKKNDGEFFLMKNNLENTKKSLKDIINSIKENTQNLLHVSKNINNDSNDLEFFQENIKDIINKTKNLDNKIENILNNALIQMQELLKNSFELKNNSDKLSNINKEVKIFSEIGLEQVKTINVNNEDIENFMSKTFIDLEKFKKEFENINSYIENIMNISEQTNLLALNASIEAARAGESGKGFSVVAEEIRKLSEKTQSTATNINENVLNLSERFKELIKGLNSSKNGVDNLKSSVKNLNLGFNDLNNSTKESIEYSKNLKSSIDIQLLNVENFKESITNIKDNINISKDELDNLLNTLEKNLEIFERLNNDSQSIDRISSLLEDKCKKFNI, from the coding sequence ATGAATTATAAGGTTAATTGGTTTAATAAAATAAGTAATAAAATAGCAATTATAATGCTTTTAATAGCTGTTATACCAACTTTATTTATAGTTTTTTATATGAAAACAAATGTTGATAAAGAAAGTATAAAAGTACAAAATAATTTAAATGAGAAAATTTCTATACTTGAAGAAAATTATGAAAAAGAATTTGAAAGTTATAATGAAAACGTTATCGAAAATATAAATGATTATAATTTATACATAGTTGAAGAAATAAAAAATATTGAAAAAGATATAAATGATAAATTTTCAAATTCTTATCAAGAATCTTTTGATTCAAAATTAAAAACATTGACAAATGTTTTTGTTAATTTTATAAGAAATGAAAAATCTGATATAGAAAAGATAGGAAGGTTAATAACTGAAAATCGAGATTTAAGAGAAATTACAGCGAATAAAAAAATAAGTTTAATGCAAAGGTACAATCTTTTAGAACCATTTGCAATGCATCTTTATATGACTGGAATGCAACTTTGGGTTGTGAATCCAGAGAAAACAAACAAAGATAATATAGTACAAGTAAAAAATGATATTATCAATAAAAAATCAGAATATTTTAAGGATAGTAATAATATAATAAAATCTCAAGATATGTCAAAATATCTTGAAAAATATTTTAAAGATTTTTTGAATTCGACAAATAAACATCCAAAAATAGTTACATTATCTATAGATAATTTACCATATTATATGGGAATATTTCCTATAACTGGTATAGACAAAGTTGATACTATAAATGGATTTTTAATCATATTTGATGAATTTAATTATCAAAAACTTATTGATATTTCTTTGATACTTGATTCATATATAACAGTTTATTCAAAAGATAAAAGTCCACTATATTCAAATTTACCATTAGATAGTCTAAAAATAGATGATAAAAAAATTATTGAAGAATATTCAACAGATAAAATAATAGGTAAAAATTTGAGAAGTCATTATAAAAAAATAGATGATTTTGATGGCATATATATACAAGTATCTGATGTGTTTAAAGATGCAAAAGCTGACATAGAAATACCTTTAAAAACTGATTTCAAAGTGGATTTTTATGTTCCTGAAAAACAAAAATTTAATTTTAATATAGATCTTGATAAAATAATCCAAAATATATTCATAATATTATTTTTTATAATAGTGATTATTTTTTTAATATCTTATTATATAAGTAAAAAAATAGGAAAAAATGTAAACAATATAAATGATGAATTAAGGAATATTTCAGATGGAAATCTAAATTATTTTAATAAAACTATTAAGAAAAATGATGGGGAATTTTTCTTAATGAAAAATAATTTAGAAAATACAAAAAAATCCTTAAAAGATATTATAAATAGTATAAAAGAAAATACTCAAAACCTTTTACATGTTTCAAAGAATATAAACAATGATTCTAATGATTTAGAATTTTTTCAAGAAAATATTAAAGATATTATAAATAAAACAAAGAATTTAGATAACAAAATAGAAAATATTTTAAATAATGCATTGATTCAAATGCAAGAACTCTTAAAAAATTCATTTGAATTAAAAAATAATTCTGATAAACTTTCTAATATAAACAAAGAAGTTAAGATTTTTTCTGAAATAGGTTTAGAACAAGTAAAAACTATAAACGTCAATAATGAAGATATTGAGAATTTTATGAGTAAAACTTTTATAGATCTTGAAAAATTTAAAAAAGAATTTGAAAATATAAATTCATATATAGAAAATATAATGAATATATCTGAACAAACAAATTTACTTGCATTAAATGCATCTATAGAAGCTGCTCGGGCAGGTGAATCAGGAAAAGGATTTTCTGTTGTTGCAGAAGAAATAAGAAAATTATCAGAGAAAACTCAAAGTACAGCAACAAATATAAATGAAAATGTTTTAAATCTTTCTGAAAGATTTAAAGAGCTTATAAAGGGGTTAAATTCATCTAAAAATGGTGTAGACAATTTAAAATCATCTGTTAAAAATCTTAATTTAGGATTCAATGATTTAAATAATTCAACGAAAGAATCTATAGAATATTCTAAAAACCTTAAAAGCTCTATAGATATTCAATTATTAAATGTAGAAAATTTTAAAGAAAGTATTACAAATATAAAAGACAATATAAATATTTCAAAAGATGAATTAGATAATTTATTAAACACATTGGAAAAGAATTTAGAAATTTTTGAAAGATTAAACAATGATTCTCAAAGTATAGATAGAATTTCTTCTTTGCTCGAAGATAAATGTAAAAAATTTAATATTTGA
- a CDS encoding NAD(P)-dependent malic enzyme, with translation MDNKEKALKMHEKWNGKLEILSKAKVNNAEDLAIAYTPGVAEPCKEINKNIENVYKYTMKSNTVAVITDGTAVLGLGDIGPEAALPVMEGKCVLFKEFAGINAIPICLNTKDTEEIINTIKIISPAFGGINLEDISAPRCFEIENRLKEELNIPVFHDDQHGTAIIVLAAIINSLKIVKKEKKDLKVVINGAGSAGIAITKLLKDFKIENIILCDRDGILKKEEKNSNWAHDEIAKSINPENIKGGLKEALMGADIFIGVSAPNILKEEMIKSMNKNPIIFALANPIPEIMPDIAKKSGARIVGTGRSDFPNQINNVLAFPGIFKGALISRKQITQEMKIKAAFAIASMIKEEDLNEDNILPKAFDEGISEKVAKSII, from the coding sequence ATGGATAATAAAGAAAAAGCACTTAAAATGCATGAAAAATGGAATGGTAAACTTGAAATATTATCAAAAGCAAAAGTTAATAATGCAGAAGATCTTGCAATTGCTTATACTCCAGGAGTTGCAGAACCTTGTAAAGAAATAAATAAAAATATTGAAAATGTGTATAAGTATACTATGAAATCCAATACTGTTGCTGTAATAACTGATGGGACAGCAGTTTTAGGCCTTGGAGATATAGGCCCAGAAGCGGCATTACCTGTTATGGAAGGAAAATGTGTTTTATTTAAAGAATTTGCGGGAATAAATGCAATACCAATATGTTTAAATACTAAAGATACAGAAGAAATAATAAACACAATAAAAATAATATCCCCTGCTTTCGGGGGAATAAATCTTGAAGATATTTCGGCACCAAGATGTTTCGAAATTGAAAATAGATTAAAAGAAGAACTGAATATTCCAGTATTTCATGATGATCAACATGGAACTGCAATAATAGTATTAGCAGCTATAATAAATTCTTTAAAAATAGTAAAGAAAGAAAAAAAAGATTTAAAAGTTGTTATAAATGGTGCTGGTTCAGCTGGTATAGCCATTACAAAACTATTAAAAGATTTTAAAATAGAAAATATTATTTTATGTGATAGGGATGGTATATTAAAGAAAGAAGAAAAAAATTCAAATTGGGCGCATGATGAAATCGCAAAATCTATAAATCCTGAAAACATAAAAGGTGGATTAAAAGAAGCTTTGATGGGAGCAGATATATTTATAGGGGTCTCTGCACCAAATATTCTTAAAGAAGAGATGATAAAAAGCATGAATAAAAATCCTATAATATTTGCTTTAGCAAATCCAATTCCTGAAATAATGCCAGATATTGCAAAAAAATCAGGTGCAAGAATAGTTGGTACTGGTAGATCTGATTTTCCAAATCAAATAAATAATGTTCTTGCATTTCCCGGAATATTTAAAGGTGCTCTCATTTCAAGGAAACAAATAACTCAAGAAATGAAAATAAAAGCAGCTTTTGCGATTGCTTCTATGATAAAAGAAGAAGATTTAAATGAAGATAATATACTTCCAAAGGCTTTTGATGAAGGAATATCAGAAAAAGTTGCAAAATCTATAATATAA
- a CDS encoding FumA C-terminus/TtdB family hydratase beta subunit, which produces MNFENLRVGDQIEYTGELIVMRDAAHKRLKEIYISGKELPIKLDNKIIFYAGPAKKPDFQVIGAIGPTTSNRMDKYLEFVYKLGVIATIGKGKRSLEACKVNKKYKKHYFITPSGMAALLSQKVKKYEILAFEDLGTEAIQRLFVEKFPLMVGIDKYGKSLW; this is translated from the coding sequence TTGAACTTTGAAAATCTAAGAGTTGGAGATCAAATTGAATATACGGGGGAACTTATAGTTATGAGAGATGCAGCTCACAAAAGATTGAAAGAAATATATATTTCTGGTAAAGAACTTCCAATAAAATTAGATAATAAAATAATTTTTTATGCTGGCCCTGCAAAGAAACCAGATTTTCAAGTTATTGGAGCAATAGGACCAACAACAAGCAATAGGATGGATAAATATTTAGAATTTGTTTATAAACTTGGTGTTATTGCTACAATTGGTAAAGGGAAAAGAAGTTTGGAAGCATGCAAAGTGAATAAAAAATATAAAAAACATTATTTTATAACTCCCAGTGGAATGGCTGCTTTATTATCTCAAAAAGTAAAAAAATATGAAATTTTAGCTTTTGAAGATTTGGGAACAGAAGCTATTCAAAGACTTTTTGTTGAGAAATTTCCATTGATGGTTGGGATAGATAAATATGGAAAAAGCTTATGGTAA
- a CDS encoding fumarate hydratase, translated as MFENIINKIAKKIEIANNHINKDVLKSLIEYDGPFSKEINENYKISEKLNIPLCQDTGMVEFFVFLPKKSIDLDIEYIINQSVIKAYTSNNFRYSTVKEPLFKRENMKNNSPAIIHYFFHENKNIKIKFLIKGGGSENLSALYMLKPSADKEEIKKIIKEHIKENGARGCPPMNIGIGIGGTSDKAMILSKLALTEDFNERNPITEYSDFEKELINDLNDLRIGFQGLGYGKTVHSVHIKSYPTHIATLPLAISIDCYLVRKGEVEIEL; from the coding sequence ATGTTTGAAAATATAATAAATAAAATAGCGAAAAAAATAGAAATTGCAAATAATCATATAAATAAAGATGTATTAAAAAGTTTAATAGAATATGATGGCCCATTTTCTAAAGAAATAAATGAAAATTATAAAATATCTGAAAAGCTTAATATACCTTTATGTCAAGATACAGGTATGGTTGAATTTTTTGTTTTTTTACCAAAAAAAAGTATAGATTTAGATATTGAATATATAATAAATCAGTCTGTTATAAAAGCATATACTTCTAATAATTTTAGGTATTCTACAGTTAAAGAACCTCTATTTAAAAGGGAAAATATGAAAAATAATTCTCCAGCTATAATACATTATTTTTTTCATGAAAATAAAAATATAAAAATAAAATTTTTAATAAAAGGTGGTGGAAGTGAAAATCTTTCTGCACTTTATATGTTAAAACCTTCTGCCGATAAAGAAGAAATAAAAAAAATTATAAAAGAGCATATAAAAGAAAATGGAGCAAGAGGGTGTCCACCTATGAATATAGGAATAGGAATAGGTGGAACATCAGATAAAGCTATGATATTATCTAAATTAGCTTTAACAGAAGATTTTAATGAAAGAAATCCAATTACAGAATATTCTGATTTTGAAAAAGAATTAATAAACGATTTAAATGATCTAAGAATAGGATTTCAGGGACTTGGATATGGAAAAACAGTTCATTCTGTACATATAAAATCATATCCAACTCATATAGCAACACTTCCACTCGCAATAAGTATAGATTGTTATCTAGTTAGAAAAGGAGAGGTTGAAATTGAACTTTGA
- a CDS encoding sodium-translocating pyrophosphatase, which produces MQFLWFLLIVPLLALLFARINYKGILKLDEGTSEMKEVSKAIRIGANAFLKHEMTTILFYVIIIGIVLSVIIEWYVGVAFAIGAFMSAMAGVVGMKSATQTNVRVANTARNTEDISSTLKVAFKGGSVMGLAVAGFALSGMILIYLIFGHYLGQLDPENMIIKVNWLKINYIPFTMTVSGYALGCSLIAMFDRVGGGIYTKAADMGADLVGKTELELDEDDPRNPAAIADNVGDNVGDVAGLGADLLESYIGAIISSVVLVLYTQFLLGDSNLTHNSAINLTLYPLIFMSIGLVSAMIGIFYILKSKGSSNPHKDLNRSLTISAGLTILFSFIMTFFYLDSMTAEELKNIGFVFGKISPWVASIAGIFSGIFIGLLAEYYTSDDYKPTQTLSKFAKGGPAIVISKGLALGMKSVFLPVGVLMISILFSYEISGLYGVAMAAAGMLSFVAATVTVDSYGPIADNAGGIAEMAHLPKKVRDITDKLDSVGNTTAAVGKGFAIGSAGLAALSLFASYIYSGAGPQDAGIGDLTHILNLNIVNSRTIGGALFGAALPYFFSAFLIDAVVKAANKMVDEVRRQFKEIPGLMEGTAKPDYERCIKISSEGSLKEIKIPAMISVFTPIVTGFIFGVDFVGGLLVGTTLSGIMLAIFSANSGGAWDNAKKYIEKGNIQDEKKGGEAHKASVVGDTVGDPLKDTVGPSLDILIKIMSVSSLITVSIFKVYHLF; this is translated from the coding sequence ATGCAATTTTTGTGGTTCTTGTTAATAGTACCATTATTAGCTTTGTTGTTCGCCAGGATTAATTATAAAGGTATTCTAAAGCTTGATGAAGGAACTTCAGAAATGAAAGAAGTTTCTAAAGCTATTAGAATAGGGGCAAACGCGTTTTTAAAACATGAGATGACTACGATATTATTTTATGTAATAATAATAGGTATCGTATTATCAGTGATAATAGAATGGTATGTCGGTGTTGCTTTTGCCATCGGTGCTTTTATGAGTGCCATGGCAGGTGTTGTTGGAATGAAGAGCGCAACACAAACCAATGTGAGAGTTGCTAATACTGCAAGAAACACAGAAGATATAAGTTCCACTTTAAAAGTGGCTTTTAAAGGTGGTAGTGTTATGGGTCTTGCGGTAGCTGGGTTTGCACTCAGTGGTATGATATTGATTTATTTGATATTTGGACATTATCTTGGACAATTAGATCCAGAAAATATGATAATAAAAGTTAATTGGTTAAAAATAAATTATATACCTTTTACTATGACTGTTTCTGGATATGCTTTAGGTTGTTCTTTAATAGCCATGTTTGATAGAGTTGGAGGAGGTATATATACTAAAGCAGCTGATATGGGAGCAGATTTAGTTGGAAAAACAGAACTTGAACTTGATGAAGATGATCCAAGAAATCCAGCGGCAATAGCAGATAATGTTGGAGATAATGTTGGAGATGTAGCTGGTTTGGGAGCTGATTTGCTTGAAAGTTATATAGGGGCTATAATTTCTTCAGTAGTACTTGTATTATATACTCAATTTTTGTTGGGAGATTCAAATTTAACACATAATTCAGCTATAAATCTGACATTATATCCTTTAATTTTTATGAGCATAGGCCTTGTAAGTGCTATGATAGGAATATTTTATATATTGAAATCTAAAGGTAGTAGTAATCCTCATAAAGATTTAAATAGATCTTTGACCATATCTGCCGGTTTAACAATATTATTTTCATTCATAATGACCTTTTTTTATCTCGATTCCATGACGGCAGAAGAATTGAAAAATATAGGTTTTGTTTTTGGTAAAATATCTCCATGGGTTGCATCTATAGCGGGTATATTTTCTGGGATATTCATAGGCCTTCTTGCAGAATATTATACGAGTGATGATTATAAACCCACTCAAACATTATCTAAATTTGCAAAAGGTGGACCTGCAATAGTTATTTCAAAAGGATTGGCACTTGGAATGAAAAGTGTTTTTTTACCAGTTGGAGTATTAATGATATCTATATTATTTTCATATGAAATATCTGGACTTTATGGTGTTGCCATGGCTGCAGCTGGTATGTTGTCTTTTGTAGCAGCAACTGTAACTGTAGATTCTTATGGACCTATTGCTGACAATGCTGGTGGAATTGCAGAAATGGCTCATTTACCTAAAAAAGTTAGAGATATAACTGATAAATTAGACTCTGTTGGTAATACAACAGCAGCTGTTGGTAAAGGTTTTGCAATAGGCTCTGCTGGATTGGCTGCATTATCACTATTTGCATCATATATATATTCTGGAGCTGGACCTCAAGATGCAGGTATAGGAGATTTAACTCATATATTGAATTTAAATATAGTCAATTCAAGAACTATTGGAGGAGCTCTTTTTGGTGCAGCATTACCTTATTTTTTCAGTGCTTTTTTAATAGATGCTGTTGTAAAAGCTGCAAATAAGATGGTAGATGAAGTCAGAAGACAATTTAAAGAGATTCCAGGACTTATGGAAGGAACTGCCAAACCTGATTATGAAAGATGTATAAAAATAAGTTCAGAGGGCTCTTTAAAAGAAATAAAAATACCTGCCATGATTTCTGTATTCACTCCAATAGTTACTGGATTTATATTTGGAGTAGATTTTGTTGGTGGATTATTAGTTGGTACAACTTTAAGTGGTATAATGCTTGCAATATTTTCAGCTAATTCTGGTGGTGCTTGGGATAATGCAAAAAAATATATTGAAAAAGGAAATATACAAGATGAAAAGAAAGGTGGAGAAGCTCATAAAGCTTCTGTTGTCGGAGATACAGTTGGAGATCCATTAAAAGATACAGTTGGTCCATCTTTAGATATATTAATAAAAATAATGTCTGTTTCATCTTTGATAACAGTATCTATATTCAAAGTATATCATTTATTTTAA